In Flavobacterium sp. GSB-24, the genomic window TTACTGGCAAAAGTGTATTTGTATACTGGAGACTATGTAAATGCAGAAAAAAAAGCAACAGCAGTTATCAGCAATTCCGGCTTATATGAATTACTGCCAAAAGAGCAATTAAACAATGTTTTTTTGAAAGACAGCAGAGAAAATATTTTCGGCTTAAATACAGAGACAGAGACTGGACACTTTCTCAGTTATGAGGACTATTATTATCTGTATGGTTCTTTATACAATAGTTCCGGACCGGTATATGTTTTGACTTCCTCTTTGGCCAACGCTTTTGAAGCTGGTGATCTCAGAAAAGCAGCATGGACAGGTACTTTTAATTTTGATGGCACAGACTATTATTACAGCAGTAAATATAAAAGCATTGATGGAACAGGTTCAGCTTTGGAATATTCGATAGTCCTGAGATTATCTGAAATATATCTTATAAGAGCAGAAGCTTGGGCAATGCAGAATAATATGGCAAATGCGAGAAATGATTTGAATGCCATTCGTAATAGAGCAGGACTCGCTGATAATGAATCTGCTTCACAATCAGGTGTTCTGGATGCCATAATACAGGAAAAGCGAATTGAATTGTTTCTCGAATATGGCAACAGATGGTTTGATTTAAAAAGAACAAAACGTGTTGATGCTGTTATAGGGGCCCTTAAACCAACCTCGTGGCAATCTACCGATGCACTATATCCAATTCCTTTGGATCAGATTAAAAGAGCACCACAATTAACACAGAATGACGGCTACTAATAAAATTCAATTTTGAGTTTTATTATTCAGACTCTATTTAAAGGTTAAATAGAAATTATGACTAATTGAATAGAATCTTTAGGGATTCTATTCAACGGTCTACAGAAAAATTTTAAAAATAGGTAGAAAAGCAGCTCAAGAATGTGCTGGAGTATCTCTATGGTCTGAATATTGCCTTTTTTGAGAAGCATCACTTATATACTAACAGAATCTACTAAGCAGCAGCAATAACAGCTTAAAAATATCTTTTACAAGCAGCTTTAATAAACTTAAGAATACAGGATTGGATTGATTCTAAGTTTGATTAAAATCCATTTGC contains:
- a CDS encoding RagB/SusD family nutrient uptake outer membrane protein, which gives rise to MRNYNFISYKNICLFSLQLMAALLSVSCNDLVEIDPPKTEVLDTDVFKTDANANSALVGMYSSMITDANILNVGFGASLSADETDPVNANDFMYLNFGTNDLTSTDFGAANYWERIYKIIYQTNSIIDNSTKSTGMSPAGKSSIIAEAKFTRALNYFYLVNMFGPVPLAVTSDAKVNMALPRASTAEVYAQIVSDLTDAETNLPSDYSSYGGKRDRPNKSAASALLAKVYLYTGDYVNAEKKATAVISNSGLYELLPKEQLNNVFLKDSRENIFGLNTETETGHFLSYEDYYYLYGSLYNSSGPVYVLTSSLANAFEAGDLRKAAWTGTFNFDGTDYYYSSKYKSIDGTGSALEYSIVLRLSEIYLIRAEAWAMQNNMANARNDLNAIRNRAGLADNESASQSGVLDAIIQEKRIELFLEYGNRWFDLKRTKRVDAVIGALKPTSWQSTDALYPIPLDQIKRAPQLTQNDGY